One Dietzia sp. JS16-p6b genomic window carries:
- a CDS encoding type I polyketide synthase, protein MTRPVDPRLAHHESDIAVIGMSCRLPGAPDVEALWRLLLDRREGVVRTDREAARRAGAPSELVDHPGFVPTGSDLGPIDGIDLAAFELSRHEARYLDPQHRVFAEEVWHALDDAGHGHGSGVDRVGLFAGCSPSAYLHHAFRQSFDPSGGTDPAHAMQIALGTMPDYLATGIAYRMNLTGPAQTVLTACSTSLVAVHLAVESLRSGESDMAVAGGVTVRVPASHGYVYVPDGPFSVDGHTRSYGDGASGAVFTQGAGAVVLRRYGDAVRSGDRIRAVIRGSAVNNDGAAKAGFVVPGVDGHASVIAEALAGAGLGPRDIGYVEGHGTGTRMGDPVEVAALHRVFGRAERPWCLLGSIKSNIGHTEAAAGVAGLIKAVLAVERGVIPASLHCADPNPDLGLAGSALRCADAPSDWDPDRPRVAGISSLGFGGTNAHVVVAHSGRTPDTDPDPRPQLWLLGAASRAALDGMVSTARTAASATTGAPSATAVPNLAHSLASSAGPRGLRAALVVDGADGTVLETVTAAGLVETRPPAVVAACPGGGAQRTGMAEDLYGTEPSARALIDDLAAVAREILGDDLRRVCCPSAAGVVPADADDPLLGLPALFATTVAAGRLWLRGGPRPDAWIGHSSGEYAAAVLSGALEAVETMRLVARRARALSTLEPGGMARVRRGAESIPDLLDRFPGLEIAAQNSPRSSVLAGSTAVITRLVDELGDDATRVRISVPGHSTHVVSAMPELRDAASGLTAHDPRGLLYSCLTAGPVAAEQVGDPEHWADHLRGSVRFDETLARIADDLGGAFTVVDLGPGSVLASLTRECAPTGLQRIVTLADDDGGLRRSGVLRALGQVYVAGRDVHLDGLLTGRRGAHPLPRYPFDRTRAWAEPDGTTPAASPSELRRRARRDRVAPSDVDHIPHGAVVWRAEGPPLGALDGLRTAIQDALASGGPLVVTVDARAGDPELTAAVLAALPSVRAEHPELDLAGIVVHHGDPDRAGRALAADLHRHGPARWPTTVHLTGDSWQDEVVVDHPASIEPYEPDEGPDQAPPRVVVIGGLGTVGRHLASSFLTAGASVTLTTRRHAGDIAAELAPRGASVVTWDGLDATALAEMVRALPDGGPLVVVQCTGVVGRESFATVQESGTQTLLAHDRARVQVWNALEDAVAQLGERAPDVLVAMSSLASVSGGFGLAAYAVSCRAVELRCENASPAARTRRIAVAWDGWRTTDADDAAFARNLLRHALDPDYASTLLRRIAAGPSRGTVIASRRPLTIEGADVDRATGAEVSLQTAGTPSTVVSPGGSESSDGQEARASLSRLCELWADALGLHRDEVGADSDFFALGGQSLAATRLLGTLRDELGLDLRLRDLLDDPTPGGVAGAVVSDPGREQEDSSGGSGTEGSGTEDSGAEDSGTGGAGTGDADIEPDPTDPAPLTPVQRAYLLGREDDYGIGGAACHSFVEFRARSLDPDRFEAAFRTMVQRHPMLRTVVELDGMHEVDIRPEDFRLDVTDLRQSDDPETGLRRWRDRLSTRRAPASRWPLVCPYLAITADAVHVGWSVDVLVCDADSFGLLHSEMGVVYRGEDPGPAPQRTFADHVRSSAAGGVPAGPGQDEDRRWWAERAGQLPAAPEITGGAAPGGSASPGEAAPGGAGSPEQVPAGGFARHRWTLGSELSEAVVRTSARRRTTPAAMLLTAYAHMLREMSGRSDFSVMLTTFGRPPEMAGVIGEFTELSPVALHTSADPHASLHSVAESLFETLDRSSVSGIDVLAMRSAQEGRRFSIPVVFTSTLGGEDESGFDDDWSGELIGGVSQTPQVVLDHQAYRWGGSIIAQWDYLASAVDADRLARAVAVYGDAVRTLVGDTGADPADQADPSGQADPSGQADPSGRAADPAATPLDLVRGAWAEVLDLDPAEVSADADFLALGGDSLTAVRTVAGLRAVGVTVPVADVLNGVSPEEIAREATAAGWRIGDAEPTPLVRAEPGRPFPLTPLQQAYWVGAQGGWQLSNDAAHFVVDFFDPLCDPERLRAAARRLIEHQPMLRAVVTEDGYQRVLDADDPRLGVDPVEIVDLTGSPDDEVARAIADTRSAWEVDGPDPEQWPTFRIRAHLLPGGGARVHVVAALVFVDGWSFYLFFDQLLTFHDEPNAHFRAPEVSFADHVATLEAGATRPAARRALENWRRRLPELPQAPRVPVRSVPDRVRRMERRAFRLDADTAAAFTERCRSARVTPAAVFGAAYSRALGEWCDQKRFLLTVLYFNRPPISGDIDRVLGAFSSTVLVDVAVPESSDPAVHAGGFGDAVGRSLDDSAIDGVDVARELSRHRGTRGLVSPVVFTSTLGFSDPTAHSVTRRIDPTDVWERVRTPQVLVDLQVASEHDQIVCNVDCPEGVIDPDDHRRLIDRVRAFIDDVLAGRALEPTEWPRPEREDQDGSSPSGITDSTGPRPLRPAGEATLAHVREAVTSQLGSTPGDSTDFFSAGGDSLGLVRVLVDLRRRTGLVVAPAEAVVEPTVERLAALVDERREADSAELTRGPETPAHHAAPARVSTLDPETHLVPMSESGGGPVYLLHPSGGDILCYSDLVAELPDHRVLALPDPRYFDTPMPDDLSLVVCAYADLLELAHRGEDHPLVIGGWSMGGTVAHDVAVELQGRGVRVGGVIMIDSTTPDRIRRIAGLAPGEVDAEVALRYLRSVQAFAGDGSPTESSVGSAETSIRRGMAAAADPGARGDVLAEQLRANGLAATDARRRLEVFTSHLAGLAEHQARSLEGTGVPVLLLRADETSPVNSGVGMGVDDAAGSEDLGWGAALGSGATILGVDAHHYSVLRSPAVARIGSAIREFLADAAGAER, encoded by the coding sequence ATGACCCGTCCCGTCGATCCGCGACTGGCGCACCACGAGTCGGACATCGCCGTGATCGGCATGTCCTGTCGCCTGCCCGGCGCGCCCGACGTCGAGGCGCTGTGGAGGCTGCTGCTCGACCGCAGGGAGGGGGTCGTGCGAACCGATCGCGAGGCCGCGCGTCGCGCCGGCGCACCCTCGGAGCTCGTCGACCACCCGGGCTTCGTGCCCACCGGGTCGGACCTCGGCCCGATCGACGGCATCGATCTCGCCGCGTTCGAACTCAGCCGGCACGAGGCCAGGTACCTCGACCCGCAACACCGGGTCTTCGCGGAGGAGGTGTGGCACGCGCTCGACGACGCCGGCCACGGGCACGGCTCAGGCGTGGACCGGGTGGGTTTGTTCGCCGGATGTTCTCCCTCCGCGTATCTCCACCACGCGTTCCGGCAGTCCTTCGACCCGTCCGGCGGGACCGATCCGGCCCATGCCATGCAGATCGCGCTGGGGACCATGCCGGACTACCTCGCGACCGGTATCGCCTACCGGATGAACCTCACCGGGCCCGCGCAGACCGTGCTCACCGCCTGCTCGACCTCCCTGGTCGCGGTCCACCTCGCGGTGGAATCGTTGCGCAGCGGCGAATCGGACATGGCGGTCGCCGGTGGGGTCACCGTGCGGGTGCCGGCCTCTCACGGGTACGTCTACGTCCCCGACGGGCCGTTCTCCGTCGACGGGCACACGCGGAGCTACGGCGACGGTGCCTCCGGAGCGGTGTTCACTCAGGGCGCGGGCGCGGTCGTCCTGCGCCGTTACGGTGACGCCGTGCGGTCGGGGGACCGGATCCGAGCGGTGATCAGGGGCAGTGCCGTCAACAACGACGGAGCCGCCAAGGCCGGGTTCGTGGTGCCGGGCGTCGACGGACACGCCTCGGTCATCGCCGAGGCACTGGCCGGCGCGGGCCTGGGGCCACGCGACATCGGATACGTCGAGGGGCACGGTACCGGCACCCGGATGGGCGATCCCGTGGAGGTCGCGGCGCTGCACAGGGTGTTCGGGCGGGCGGAGCGACCGTGGTGTCTGCTCGGCTCGATCAAGTCCAACATCGGGCACACCGAGGCGGCCGCCGGGGTCGCCGGCCTCATCAAGGCGGTGCTCGCGGTCGAGCGGGGAGTGATCCCGGCCTCGCTGCACTGCGCGGATCCCAACCCCGACCTCGGGCTCGCCGGCTCCGCCCTCCGCTGCGCCGACGCCCCGTCAGACTGGGACCCGGATCGGCCGCGCGTCGCCGGGATCAGCTCGCTCGGGTTCGGCGGCACCAACGCGCACGTCGTGGTGGCGCACTCCGGCCGCACGCCGGACACCGATCCCGATCCCCGTCCGCAGCTGTGGCTCCTCGGTGCGGCCAGCCGCGCCGCGCTCGACGGGATGGTCTCGACCGCCCGGACCGCGGCGTCGGCGACCACCGGTGCGCCCAGCGCGACCGCGGTCCCCAATCTCGCCCACTCGCTCGCCAGTTCAGCCGGGCCCCGGGGGCTGCGGGCCGCACTCGTCGTCGACGGCGCCGACGGCACGGTGCTCGAGACGGTCACCGCCGCGGGCCTGGTCGAGACCCGGCCCCCCGCCGTGGTCGCGGCCTGCCCGGGGGGCGGCGCGCAGCGGACCGGGATGGCCGAGGATCTCTACGGCACGGAGCCCTCGGCCAGGGCGCTGATCGACGACCTCGCCGCGGTCGCCCGGGAGATCCTGGGGGATGACCTGCGTCGGGTGTGCTGCCCGTCCGCCGCCGGGGTGGTCCCGGCCGATGCCGACGACCCCCTGCTCGGCCTCCCCGCGTTGTTCGCCACCACGGTGGCCGCCGGGCGGCTGTGGTTGCGAGGCGGGCCGCGGCCCGATGCCTGGATCGGCCACTCCTCGGGGGAATACGCCGCCGCGGTCCTGTCGGGAGCGCTCGAGGCCGTCGAGACGATGCGGCTCGTCGCCCGGCGGGCCCGGGCCCTGTCCACACTCGAGCCCGGAGGTATGGCGCGCGTGCGGCGCGGTGCCGAGTCGATCCCGGATCTGCTGGATCGTTTCCCCGGGCTCGAGATCGCGGCGCAGAACTCGCCGCGGTCGTCAGTGCTGGCGGGATCGACCGCGGTGATCACCCGGCTGGTCGATGAACTCGGTGACGACGCCACGCGGGTCCGGATCTCCGTCCCGGGGCACTCGACGCACGTGGTCTCGGCGATGCCCGAGCTCCGCGATGCGGCCTCAGGTCTCACAGCACACGATCCCCGGGGTCTGCTTTACAGCTGTCTCACGGCGGGGCCGGTCGCCGCGGAACAGGTCGGTGATCCCGAACACTGGGCCGACCACCTGCGCGGTTCTGTGCGCTTCGACGAGACCCTGGCGCGGATCGCCGATGACCTGGGGGGAGCGTTCACCGTGGTCGACCTCGGGCCCGGCTCGGTACTCGCCTCCCTCACCCGCGAGTGCGCCCCGACCGGGCTGCAGAGGATCGTCACGCTGGCCGACGACGACGGCGGCCTGCGGCGCTCTGGGGTGTTGCGGGCCCTCGGCCAGGTGTACGTCGCCGGCCGTGATGTGCACCTAGACGGGCTCCTGACCGGACGACGCGGGGCGCACCCGCTGCCGCGCTATCCCTTCGACCGCACCCGGGCCTGGGCCGAGCCGGACGGGACGACCCCGGCGGCGAGCCCGTCCGAACTGCGCCGCAGGGCCCGTCGCGATCGGGTCGCGCCGTCGGACGTCGACCACATTCCGCACGGGGCGGTCGTCTGGCGCGCCGAAGGCCCGCCGCTCGGTGCTCTGGACGGACTCCGCACCGCCATCCAGGACGCACTCGCGTCCGGTGGTCCTCTCGTCGTCACGGTCGACGCCCGCGCGGGTGATCCCGAGCTGACGGCGGCCGTGCTGGCCGCGTTGCCGTCGGTGCGTGCCGAGCACCCCGAGCTCGACCTGGCCGGGATCGTCGTGCACCACGGCGACCCCGATCGCGCCGGGCGCGCTCTGGCGGCCGACCTGCACCGTCACGGGCCGGCCCGCTGGCCCACCACGGTCCACCTCACCGGGGACTCGTGGCAGGACGAGGTCGTCGTCGACCATCCGGCGTCGATCGAGCCGTACGAGCCGGACGAGGGCCCGGACCAGGCGCCCCCGCGCGTCGTGGTGATCGGCGGACTCGGCACCGTGGGACGCCACCTCGCCTCCTCCTTCCTCACTGCCGGGGCAAGCGTCACCCTGACCACCCGTCGTCATGCGGGAGATATCGCCGCCGAGCTGGCCCCCCGGGGCGCATCCGTCGTCACCTGGGACGGCCTCGACGCCACCGCCCTCGCCGAGATGGTTCGCGCTCTCCCGGATGGCGGCCCACTGGTCGTTGTCCAGTGCACCGGGGTGGTGGGCAGGGAGAGCTTCGCGACGGTCCAGGAATCGGGGACGCAGACCCTGCTGGCCCACGATCGTGCGCGGGTGCAGGTCTGGAACGCCCTCGAGGACGCGGTGGCGCAGCTCGGCGAGCGCGCCCCCGATGTCCTCGTGGCTATGTCGTCACTGGCCTCCGTCTCCGGTGGCTTCGGTCTGGCCGCGTACGCCGTGTCGTGCCGGGCTGTGGAACTGCGCTGCGAGAACGCCTCGCCGGCAGCGCGGACCCGGCGGATCGCGGTGGCCTGGGACGGATGGCGGACGACCGACGCCGATGACGCCGCATTCGCCCGGAATTTGCTGAGACATGCGCTGGATCCGGACTACGCCTCGACGCTGCTGAGGCGGATCGCCGCCGGACCGTCCCGGGGAACGGTGATCGCCAGCCGCCGTCCGCTCACGATCGAGGGTGCGGATGTGGACCGCGCGACCGGCGCCGAAGTCTCCCTGCAGACCGCCGGAACACCATCGACCGTGGTCTCCCCGGGAGGCTCGGAGAGCTCGGACGGGCAGGAGGCCCGTGCGTCGCTCTCGCGTCTGTGCGAACTGTGGGCTGACGCGCTCGGCCTCCACCGGGACGAGGTCGGCGCCGACTCCGATTTTTTCGCCCTCGGTGGTCAGTCCCTGGCCGCGACACGACTGCTCGGCACTCTCCGCGACGAGCTGGGACTCGACCTGCGGCTGCGAGACCTCCTCGACGATCCGACGCCGGGGGGTGTCGCGGGAGCCGTCGTGTCGGATCCGGGTCGGGAGCAGGAGGACTCGTCCGGGGGCTCTGGCACGGAGGGTTCTGGCACGGAGGACTCTGGCGCGGAGGACTCTGGCACGGGGGGCGCGGGCACGGGGGATGCGGACATCGAGCCCGATCCCACAGACCCGGCGCCGTTGACGCCGGTCCAGCGTGCGTACCTCCTGGGCCGCGAGGACGACTACGGCATCGGTGGCGCGGCGTGCCACAGTTTCGTGGAGTTCCGTGCCCGTTCACTGGATCCGGATCGGTTCGAGGCCGCGTTCCGCACGATGGTGCAGAGGCACCCGATGCTGCGGACGGTCGTCGAGCTGGACGGGATGCACGAGGTCGACATCAGGCCCGAGGATTTCCGGCTCGACGTGACCGACCTGAGGCAGTCCGACGACCCCGAGACCGGGCTCCGGCGGTGGCGTGACCGCCTGTCGACGCGGCGCGCCCCGGCGTCACGGTGGCCGCTGGTCTGCCCGTACCTCGCGATCACCGCCGACGCGGTGCACGTGGGGTGGAGCGTCGACGTGCTGGTCTGCGACGCCGACAGCTTCGGCCTCCTGCACTCCGAGATGGGAGTGGTGTACCGCGGCGAGGACCCTGGCCCTGCTCCGCAGCGCACCTTCGCCGACCACGTGCGCAGTAGCGCGGCAGGGGGAGTCCCGGCTGGTCCCGGGCAGGACGAGGACCGCCGTTGGTGGGCGGAGCGGGCCGGACAGCTACCCGCGGCGCCCGAGATCACCGGCGGGGCTGCTCCCGGTGGGTCGGCGTCGCCCGGCGAGGCGGCCCCCGGCGGGGCGGGGTCTCCCGAGCAGGTGCCGGCCGGGGGCTTCGCCCGGCACCGCTGGACCCTCGGCTCCGAACTGAGCGAGGCGGTGGTCCGCACGAGCGCCCGCCGGCGGACCACGCCGGCCGCGATGCTGCTCACCGCGTATGCCCACATGCTCCGCGAGATGTCCGGCCGATCGGACTTCTCCGTCATGCTCACGACCTTCGGGCGTCCGCCGGAGATGGCCGGGGTGATCGGGGAGTTCACCGAGCTCTCCCCGGTGGCACTGCACACCTCTGCTGATCCTCACGCTTCTCTTCACTCGGTGGCCGAGTCTCTGTTCGAGACGCTCGACCGGTCGAGCGTCTCGGGGATCGACGTCCTGGCCATGCGTAGTGCCCAGGAGGGTCGGCGGTTCTCGATACCGGTCGTGTTCACCAGCACCCTCGGCGGTGAGGACGAGTCGGGCTTCGACGACGACTGGAGCGGCGAGCTCATCGGCGGGGTCAGCCAGACACCCCAGGTGGTCTTGGACCACCAGGCCTACCGCTGGGGTGGGAGCATCATCGCCCAGTGGGACTACCTCGCCTCGGCGGTCGACGCCGACCGACTCGCGCGGGCCGTCGCGGTGTACGGGGACGCGGTGCGCACCCTCGTGGGGGACACCGGCGCGGACCCGGCAGACCAGGCAGACCCGTCGGGCCAGGCAGACCCGTCAGGCCAGGCGGACCCATCGGGCCGGGCGGCCGACCCGGCGGCGACGCCACTCGACCTGGTCCGGGGGGCCTGGGCCGAGGTGCTGGACCTGGACCCGGCCGAGGTCAGCGCGGATGCGGACTTCTTGGCACTGGGGGGCGACTCGCTCACCGCCGTGCGAACGGTGGCCGGCCTCCGAGCCGTCGGTGTCACGGTCCCCGTCGCCGACGTCCTCAACGGGGTGAGCCCCGAGGAGATCGCCCGCGAGGCGACAGCAGCAGGGTGGCGCATCGGCGATGCCGAACCCACGCCACTCGTCCGGGCGGAGCCGGGGCGGCCGTTCCCCCTGACCCCGCTGCAGCAGGCCTACTGGGTCGGTGCCCAGGGTGGCTGGCAGCTCTCCAACGACGCAGCGCACTTCGTCGTCGACTTCTTCGACCCGCTGTGCGACCCGGAAAGGCTCCGCGCGGCCGCTCGACGGCTCATCGAGCACCAGCCGATGCTCCGCGCGGTGGTCACCGAGGACGGCTACCAGCGCGTCCTCGATGCCGACGACCCCCGGCTCGGTGTCGATCCGGTCGAGATCGTGGACCTCACCGGGAGCCCGGACGACGAGGTCGCCCGAGCGATCGCCGACACCCGATCGGCCTGGGAGGTCGACGGGCCCGACCCCGAGCAGTGGCCGACCTTCCGAATCCGGGCGCACCTGCTGCCCGGAGGCGGTGCCCGCGTCCATGTGGTGGCCGCGCTCGTGTTTGTGGACGGGTGGTCCTTCTACCTGTTCTTCGACCAGCTGCTCACCTTTCACGACGAGCCCAACGCCCACTTCCGGGCGCCCGAGGTGAGCTTCGCCGACCACGTGGCGACCCTCGAGGCGGGCGCGACGCGGCCGGCCGCACGTCGAGCACTGGAGAACTGGCGGCGCCGGCTGCCCGAGCTCCCGCAGGCCCCGCGCGTGCCCGTGCGGTCAGTGCCGGATCGGGTGCGGCGGATGGAACGCCGAGCCTTTCGGCTCGACGCCGACACCGCCGCGGCGTTCACCGAGCGGTGCCGCAGCGCCCGGGTCACCCCCGCGGCGGTGTTCGGAGCGGCGTACTCCCGCGCGCTCGGCGAATGGTGCGACCAGAAGCGATTCCTGCTCACCGTCCTGTACTTCAACCGCCCGCCGATCTCCGGCGACATCGACCGGGTCCTGGGCGCGTTCTCCTCGACGGTGCTGGTGGACGTCGCGGTCCCCGAGTCGTCCGACCCCGCGGTCCACGCCGGCGGCTTCGGGGACGCGGTCGGTCGCTCGCTCGACGACTCGGCGATCGACGGAGTCGACGTCGCGCGGGAGTTGTCGCGGCACCGGGGCACCCGCGGACTGGTCTCTCCGGTCGTGTTCACCTCGACACTGGGCTTCAGCGACCCCACGGCGCACTCGGTGACCAGGCGCATCGACCCGACCGACGTGTGGGAGCGGGTGCGCACTCCCCAGGTCCTCGTGGACCTGCAGGTGGCGTCGGAACACGACCAGATCGTGTGCAACGTCGACTGCCCCGAGGGGGTCATCGATCCCGACGACCACCGGCGACTGATCGACCGGGTGCGGGCCTTCATCGACGACGTGCTGGCGGGCCGGGCCCTCGAACCCACCGAGTGGCCGCGGCCGGAACGGGAAGATCAGGACGGCTCCTCGCCGAGTGGCATCACGGACAGCACCGGGCCGAGGCCCCTGCGGCCCGCCGGGGAGGCCACCCTCGCCCATGTCCGCGAGGCGGTGACGTCTCAGCTGGGGAGCACCCCCGGGGACTCGACCGACTTCTTCTCCGCGGGCGGGGACTCGCTCGGACTGGTGCGGGTCCTCGTGGATCTGCGCCGCCGCACCGGGCTGGTGGTGGCCCCGGCGGAGGCCGTGGTCGAGCCCACCGTCGAGCGCCTCGCGGCCCTGGTGGACGAGCGTCGCGAGGCCGATTCGGCGGAGCTCACCCGCGGGCCGGAGACGCCGGCCCACCACGCTGCGCCGGCCCGGGTCAGCACGCTCGATCCGGAGACCCACCTCGTGCCGATGTCCGAGTCCGGAGGTGGGCCCGTCTACCTGCTCCACCCGTCGGGCGGCGACATCCTGTGCTACTCCGACCTGGTCGCCGAACTCCCGGACCACCGCGTGCTGGCGCTTCCCGACCCCCGGTACTTCGACACCCCGATGCCGGACGATCTCTCGCTCGTCGTGTGCGCCTACGCCGACCTGCTCGAGCTGGCCCACCGCGGCGAGGACCATCCGTTGGTGATCGGCGGCTGGTCGATGGGGGGCACCGTCGCGCACGACGTGGCCGTGGAGCTGCAGGGCCGGGGCGTCCGCGTGGGAGGGGTGATCATGATCGACTCGACGACCCCGGACCGTATCCGGCGGATCGCAGGCCTCGCTCCGGGTGAGGTCGACGCCGAGGTGGCCCTGCGCTACCTGCGATCCGTCCAGGCTTTCGCCGGAGACGGTTCCCCGACGGAGTCGTCGGTCGGGTCCGCCGAGACGTCGATCCGGCGAGGTATGGCCGCGGCCGCGGATCCCGGCGCCCGAGGGGACGTGCTCGCCGAGCAGTTGCGGGCCAATGGACTGGCCGCGACGGATGCCCGCCGGCGGCTGGAGGTGTTCACCTCCCACCTGGCAGGGCTCGCGGAGCATCAGGCCCGGTCACTCGAGGGCACCGGGGTGCCCGTCCTGCTGCTGCGCGCCGACGAGACCTCACCGGTGAACTCCGGCGTCGGTATGGGCGTGGACGACGCGGCGGGGTCGGAGGATCTGGGGTGGGGGGCCGCCCTCGGATCCGGCGCCACGATCCTCGGCGTGGACGCCCATCACTACTCGGTGCTCAGGAGCCCCGCCGTGGCGCGGATCGGGTCGGCGATCCGGGAGTTCCTCGCCGACGCGGCCGGGGCCGAGCGGTGA
- a CDS encoding bifunctional 2-polyprenyl-6-hydroxyphenol methylase/3-demethylubiquinol 3-O-methyltransferase UbiG — MTSAQVDRVDAWSAVYEEVYTDGHARGTAADGLEGWVDALSGRPLPAEIMWEWRDATVDRLRGLRPVRVLDVGTGTGMIARALASEVRSYHAVDLTLAGVRDLLDDPGRPSGLTFDRRAAHELSPQVLPGDRPDLILLNSVVHYFPDMDYLEVVLTGLLDLLAPGGVLFLGDLRDARRDARRLRERALRSEPWAGPGRLDALVADLARRDRELALDPWEPGRSLGVETTVLARCLQDSDLARYRVDVLLRPEGSAGPGGGARATVGGVAGGTDAGPRATHRWEDLGDDERRRETGARAVLKAGGVVDVPDGLVCPFGPSALEASEWTPAGGAGVHMSRESPDRLILTSRPLAPTGHRRGEPQ; from the coding sequence GTGACGAGCGCCCAGGTCGACCGGGTGGACGCGTGGTCGGCGGTGTACGAGGAGGTCTACACCGACGGTCACGCCCGCGGCACCGCGGCCGACGGTCTCGAGGGGTGGGTCGACGCGCTGTCCGGTCGACCTCTGCCCGCCGAGATCATGTGGGAGTGGCGGGACGCCACGGTCGACCGGCTGCGGGGCCTGCGTCCGGTGCGCGTACTCGACGTGGGAACAGGCACCGGGATGATCGCCCGGGCCCTGGCATCGGAGGTGAGGTCGTATCACGCCGTGGACCTCACCCTCGCCGGCGTCCGCGACCTCCTCGACGATCCGGGGCGGCCCTCCGGTCTCACCTTCGATCGGCGGGCTGCGCACGAGCTGAGCCCGCAGGTGCTACCCGGGGACCGGCCGGACCTCATCCTCCTCAACAGTGTCGTCCACTACTTCCCCGACATGGACTACCTCGAAGTGGTGCTCACCGGCCTGCTCGACCTGCTGGCTCCCGGTGGGGTGCTGTTCCTCGGAGATCTGCGCGACGCCCGCCGTGACGCGCGGCGGTTGCGCGAGCGCGCGCTGAGATCGGAGCCGTGGGCGGGACCGGGCCGGCTCGACGCACTGGTCGCGGACCTCGCTCGACGGGACCGCGAACTCGCGCTCGACCCCTGGGAGCCGGGGCGATCCCTCGGGGTGGAGACCACCGTGCTGGCGCGCTGCCTGCAGGACAGTGATCTCGCCCGGTACCGCGTGGACGTCCTGCTCCGGCCCGAGGGCTCCGCCGGACCCGGAGGCGGTGCTCGTGCCACCGTCGGTGGGGTGGCCGGTGGCACCGACGCAGGACCTCGCGCCACCCACCGGTGGGAGGACCTGGGCGACGACGAACGTCGTCGGGAGACCGGAGCCCGCGCGGTCCTGAAGGCGGGCGGGGTGGTGGACGTACCGGACGGCCTGGTGTGCCCCTTCGGGCCCTCGGCGCTGGAGGCCTCGGAGTGGACCCCGGCGGGTGGCGCCGGAGTGCATATGAGCCGGGAGTCGCCGGACCGTTTGATCCTCACCTCCCGCCCGCTCGCCCCGACCGGCCATCGGCGAGGAGAGCCGCAGTGA